From a single Bacteroidota bacterium genomic region:
- a CDS encoding cation-translocating P-type ATPase gives MASIKLNITPYSSEAKGVISALQSDAAIGLSQSEVSMRLKKYGANKILEKKNKSLWLIFFSQFKSPIIGLLLIAAGLSFYFGEWLDGIAILAVILINAMIGFYMEHQAERSMNELKKLSAVPAKALRDKKLEEINAEDIVPGDVIYIEAGDLIPSDGRIFKTSQLQIDESALTGESLPVEKQAGKLTGEIILAERTNMLYKGTYSTKGNGFMVTTDTGMDTELGKIAHLVHSAEQAATPLEKKLRQFSKKLIWVTLALVVLIFIAGLVNGRELLEMLKTSIALAVAAIPEGLPIVATMALAHGMIKMAKYNVIVKKLSSVETLGGTNVICTDKTGTLTQNKIEVNKIVTSAETAEVLEVINRIAVLCNTAELQNNNGTIREIGDPLETGLLKFALKNAVNVQNYRSKFPKIKEEPFSSETKIMVTLHQTENDLTVYAKGASEELLHHCDRIIEKEGITKLNAEKRKYWAQKAEELANSGLRVIAGAFKPEASSDKNMSAELVFVGLFGMIDPPREEVFRAIEECKTAGINIIMLTGDHPATAKNIALKLGIADNNNCKAMVGKEMKDYEYLTEQEKSNWLDTKIFARVSPKQKLDLVSVLQERKNIVGMTGDGVNDAPALKKADIGIAMGLRGTQVSQEVADMVLKDDSFSSIVVAIKHGRIIFENIRKFVIFLLSCNLSELMVIATAAIFNFHFQLFPLQILFINLITDALPALALGVTEGSKETMKKPPRNMNEPIIDRKRWIDVFFYSIIIAAVSLGAVFFSHLTVHKIEIWNAELCNNILFFTLIFSQLLHVLNMGSGPSFFKSEVFRNIYIWGAIAFSVAILIGIYVFEPVRKVLSLYEMSASDWFISIAAGVISLIIIQIAKKIKIVQ, from the coding sequence GTGGCAAGCATTAAACTAAATATTACACCCTATTCTTCCGAAGCAAAAGGAGTTATTTCTGCTTTGCAGTCTGATGCTGCAATAGGTTTGTCTCAATCAGAAGTATCTATGCGCCTCAAAAAATACGGTGCAAATAAAATACTGGAGAAAAAAAACAAGAGCTTATGGCTAATTTTCTTTAGTCAATTTAAAAGCCCGATTATCGGGCTTCTTTTAATCGCGGCCGGACTATCTTTTTATTTTGGTGAATGGCTGGATGGAATTGCTATTCTTGCCGTGATACTGATTAATGCGATGATCGGCTTTTATATGGAACACCAGGCAGAACGTTCGATGAATGAGCTGAAAAAATTATCTGCTGTCCCTGCCAAAGCTCTCCGGGATAAAAAATTAGAAGAAATAAATGCCGAAGATATTGTTCCGGGAGATGTGATTTATATTGAAGCAGGTGACCTGATTCCGTCAGATGGACGAATTTTTAAGACTTCACAATTGCAGATTGATGAATCAGCGCTCACAGGCGAATCCCTGCCTGTAGAAAAACAGGCCGGAAAATTAACCGGTGAAATCATCCTTGCAGAACGAACAAACATGCTGTACAAAGGAACCTATTCCACAAAAGGAAATGGTTTTATGGTTACTACAGATACAGGCATGGATACAGAGCTTGGAAAGATCGCACATTTGGTGCATTCAGCAGAACAAGCCGCTACACCTTTAGAAAAAAAACTCAGACAGTTCAGCAAAAAACTTATTTGGGTCACACTCGCATTGGTAGTACTGATTTTTATTGCCGGCCTCGTGAACGGACGGGAATTACTTGAAATGCTTAAAACTTCCATTGCATTAGCTGTTGCTGCCATACCGGAAGGTTTGCCCATTGTTGCGACGATGGCATTGGCACACGGGATGATAAAGATGGCAAAATACAATGTGATCGTAAAAAAGCTTTCATCAGTAGAAACGCTCGGTGGAACTAACGTAATATGTACGGACAAAACGGGTACGCTTACGCAAAATAAAATAGAAGTAAATAAAATAGTTACTTCTGCCGAAACCGCTGAAGTTTTGGAAGTCATTAACAGAATAGCCGTTTTATGCAATACTGCCGAATTACAAAATAACAATGGCACCATTAGAGAAATTGGAGATCCTCTTGAAACCGGATTGCTGAAATTTGCTTTAAAAAATGCCGTTAATGTCCAGAATTACCGTAGTAAATTTCCTAAAATAAAGGAAGAGCCCTTTTCTTCAGAAACTAAAATAATGGTTACACTCCATCAAACCGAAAATGATCTTACCGTTTATGCCAAAGGAGCATCGGAGGAATTACTCCATCATTGTGATCGTATTATAGAAAAGGAAGGTATTACAAAACTAAATGCTGAAAAAAGAAAATATTGGGCGCAAAAAGCGGAAGAACTTGCCAATTCAGGATTAAGAGTTATTGCGGGAGCATTCAAGCCTGAGGCATCCTCTGATAAAAACATGTCTGCTGAACTTGTATTTGTTGGCTTATTTGGAATGATCGACCCACCAAGGGAAGAAGTATTTCGTGCAATCGAAGAATGTAAAACGGCAGGCATTAATATAATAATGTTAACCGGAGATCACCCGGCCACAGCCAAAAATATCGCCTTGAAATTAGGAATTGCTGATAATAATAATTGCAAAGCAATGGTCGGAAAGGAAATGAAAGATTACGAATATCTGACCGAACAGGAGAAATCAAATTGGCTTGATACAAAAATATTTGCACGGGTAAGTCCCAAACAAAAACTTGATCTCGTGTCGGTTTTACAGGAAAGGAAAAACATTGTCGGGATGACAGGAGATGGAGTAAATGACGCTCCTGCACTGAAAAAAGCAGATATAGGTATTGCAATGGGATTGAGAGGTACACAGGTATCACAGGAAGTGGCTGACATGGTATTAAAAGATGATTCTTTTTCATCGATTGTTGTGGCTATTAAACATGGGCGCATCATTTTTGAAAACATAAGGAAGTTTGTCATTTTTTTACTTTCCTGTAACCTAAGTGAGTTAATGGTGATTGCTACTGCCGCTATATTCAACTTCCATTTTCAGTTGTTCCCGCTTCAGATTCTTTTCATCAACCTCATCACGGATGCGCTTCCGGCACTTGCATTGGGAGTGACGGAAGGAAGCAAAGAGACAATGAAAAAGCCACCAAGAAATATGAATGAGCCAATAATTGACAGAAAAAGATGGATAGATGTTTTCTTTTACTCAATTATTATTGCTGCAGTCAGTCTGGGAGCAGTATTTTTTAGTCATTTAACGGTTCATAAGATAGAAATATGGAACGCTGAATTATGTAATAATATATTATTCTTTACCCTGATCTTTTCACAGCTTCTGCATGTGTTAAATATGGGAAGCGGTCCCTCCTTTTTCAAATCAGAAGTATTTAGGAATATATATATATGGGGAGCAATAGCTTTTTCCGTGGCTATTTTAATTGGTATATATGTTTTTGAACCTGTCAGGAAAGTATTGTCGCTTTATGAAATGTCTGCAAGTGATTGGTTTATTTCAATAGCGGCAGGTGTTATTTCGCTTATAATTATTCAGATTGCAAAAAAAATAAAAATCGTACAATGA
- a CDS encoding thymidine phosphorylase family protein — protein sequence MNSQHLHKLSVKDIGIDTYRENTIYMRADCHICKSEGFKALTRVVVNFNGKSIIATINVVYSEIIHHNEAGLSKEAMKRLEVKDNDEVIITHLDHIESLSRVRAKIYGKELDENSFHEIISDIVAGRYSNIELSAFVSSCADDNLSVNEIISLTKAMINTGEKISWNKSMVLDKHCVGGLPGNRTTPIVVSIVAAAGLMIPKTSSKAITSPAGTADVMDAITRVDLTIEEMRKVVEKENGCFVGGGSMQLSPADDILISVERALDIDSEGQMIASVLSKKMAAGSTHVLIDIPVGKTAKVRSNEEALHLQYYFKAVGEAIGLTVNVLITDGSQPVGKGIGPALEAMEILSVLRNETSCPKDLKERSLILAGELLSMSGKFEQGKEKQIAKEILESGRALEKFLSICNTQGGFTEPRAGQYRFDVLSEKNGIVTEIDNRKLARIAKLAGAPKSPGAGVLFNAPLDMKISKGDFLFSIYSDAKGQLEYAIEYMNINNNNIINIS from the coding sequence ATGAACAGTCAACATCTTCATAAATTAAGCGTAAAAGACATTGGCATTGACACCTATCGTGAGAATACTATTTATATGCGTGCAGATTGTCATATATGTAAATCCGAAGGGTTTAAAGCCCTTACAAGAGTAGTTGTGAATTTTAATGGAAAAAGTATTATTGCCACAATTAATGTGGTTTATTCTGAAATAATTCATCACAATGAAGCCGGCCTCTCCAAAGAAGCAATGAAACGGTTGGAAGTAAAAGATAATGATGAAGTCATTATTACTCACCTTGATCACATTGAATCGTTGAGCAGGGTTCGTGCTAAAATTTACGGAAAAGAGTTAGATGAAAATTCTTTCCATGAAATTATTTCTGACATAGTAGCAGGCAGGTACTCCAATATTGAATTATCAGCTTTCGTTTCCTCCTGTGCAGATGACAATCTTTCCGTGAATGAAATAATATCACTTACAAAAGCCATGATTAATACCGGGGAGAAAATAAGCTGGAACAAAAGTATGGTGCTTGATAAACATTGCGTAGGCGGACTTCCCGGAAACCGCACTACTCCTATTGTTGTCAGCATTGTTGCTGCAGCGGGTTTAATGATTCCCAAAACATCTTCTAAAGCAATTACTTCTCCTGCCGGAACCGCTGACGTTATGGATGCGATTACCCGTGTAGACTTAACAATTGAAGAAATGAGAAAAGTGGTGGAAAAAGAGAATGGATGTTTTGTTGGAGGCGGTTCTATGCAATTGAGTCCTGCTGACGATATTCTTATTTCAGTTGAAAGGGCGCTTGATATAGACAGCGAAGGGCAAATGATCGCATCCGTTCTTTCCAAGAAGATGGCCGCAGGATCTACGCATGTATTAATTGATATTCCGGTCGGGAAAACCGCAAAAGTTCGCTCCAATGAAGAAGCATTACATCTTCAATATTATTTTAAAGCTGTTGGAGAAGCAATTGGTTTAACTGTAAATGTTCTTATAACAGATGGAAGCCAGCCTGTTGGAAAAGGGATAGGCCCGGCACTGGAAGCAATGGAAATCCTTTCCGTTCTAAGAAATGAAACAAGTTGTCCGAAAGATCTTAAAGAACGTTCACTCATACTTGCCGGAGAGTTATTGTCAATGTCAGGAAAGTTCGAACAGGGTAAAGAAAAGCAAATTGCAAAAGAAATTCTTGAAAGCGGAAGGGCGCTTGAGAAATTTCTATCGATCTGCAACACACAAGGTGGTTTTACCGAGCCCCGGGCCGGACAATATCGTTTTGACGTACTTTCTGAAAAAAACGGAATTGTAACAGAAATTGACAACCGAAAACTGGCCCGTATTGCCAAACTTGCAGGGGCACCAAAATCGCCGGGTGCTGGAGTTCTATTTAACGCACCATTAGATATGAAGATTTCAAAAGGGGATTTTCTTTTTTCGATATATTCAGATGCAAAAGGACAATTAGAATATGCAATAGAATATATGAATATAAACAACAATAACATAATAAACATTAGCTAA
- a CDS encoding ribose-phosphate pyrophosphokinase, whose product MKSIVFALPGNGVLAKNIADAMQADMGEVVIRYFPDGEIYVRVLSEVKNRKVFLICTLSKPDEKLLPLYFLCKTIKSLDTSSVSVVAPYLSYMRQDAIFNPGEGITSEYFASLLSGFADSLITIDPHLHRRHSMAEIYSIPCTVIHASSLISAYINNHIPNPLLIGPDSESEQWVSEVAKNAHAPYVVLEKIRSGDKEVKITLPQLEKYKNHIPVLVDDIISTARTMIETVKHLKSEGMKPPICIGIHAVFSGDAFEELKKSGVSQIITCNTIPHVSNGIDVTALITENIDRKNKTELKSTITCPHCGHIKPEIMPTDTCQYFYECEHCKKVLKPRKGDCCVYCSYGTVKCPSKQTGAGCC is encoded by the coding sequence ATGAAATCAATTGTATTTGCGTTGCCGGGCAATGGAGTATTAGCAAAAAACATTGCTGATGCCATGCAAGCTGACATGGGAGAAGTAGTTATCAGGTATTTCCCTGATGGAGAAATCTATGTACGTGTGCTAAGTGAAGTTAAAAACAGAAAAGTATTTCTGATATGTACACTTTCTAAGCCTGATGAGAAACTATTGCCTTTATATTTTCTTTGTAAAACAATAAAATCATTAGACACATCCTCTGTTTCAGTCGTGGCTCCTTACCTTTCTTATATGCGTCAGGATGCCATATTTAATCCGGGAGAAGGAATAACCTCAGAATACTTTGCTTCTCTCCTTTCAGGATTTGCAGATTCTTTGATTACGATTGACCCACATCTTCACCGCAGGCATTCAATGGCTGAAATTTATTCAATACCCTGCACAGTGATACATGCATCCTCTCTTATTTCGGCATATATTAATAATCATATCCCGAACCCTTTGTTAATTGGGCCTGATTCAGAAAGTGAACAATGGGTTTCTGAAGTCGCAAAAAATGCACATGCGCCGTATGTAGTGCTTGAAAAAATAAGATCAGGGGATAAGGAAGTAAAAATTACCTTGCCTCAACTCGAAAAATATAAGAATCACATCCCTGTGTTGGTGGATGATATTATTTCTACTGCCCGAACAATGATAGAAACAGTTAAGCATTTAAAAAGTGAAGGGATGAAGCCTCCAATATGCATTGGAATACATGCGGTATTTTCAGGAGATGCTTTTGAAGAACTGAAAAAATCAGGAGTTAGTCAAATTATTACCTGTAACACTATTCCTCATGTATCCAATGGGATTGATGTTACGGCATTAATTACTGAAAATATCGATAGAAAAAATAAAACAGAACTAAAATCAACAATTACTTGCCCTCACTGTGGTCATATAAAACCGGAAATAATGCCAACCGATACCTGTCAGTATTTTTATGAATGCGAGCATTGCAAAAAAGTATTAAAACCCAGGAAAGGTGATTGTTGTGTTTATTGCTCTTATGGAACAGTAAAATGTCCTTCTAAACAAACAGGAGCAGGATGTTGTTAA